A single window of Rhodamnia argentea isolate NSW1041297 chromosome 5, ASM2092103v1, whole genome shotgun sequence DNA harbors:
- the LOC115740068 gene encoding MYB-like transcription factor 4 yields MRKPCCDKRDNNKGAWSKQEDQKLIDYIQKHGEGSWRTLPQAAGLLRCGKSCRLRWINYLRPDLKRGNFAEDEEDLIIKLHALLGNRWSLIAGRLPGRTDNEVKNYWNSHLRRKLQKMGIDPNNHRLNQNLPRSQTLNTSGSTSSSSLKTNATPADKSSKSACEHHEVFNAENDSGDIPCGLPDLNLDLTISVPSSSLTKVEEEEERNPYASKVARDVKSAESPTLLLFA; encoded by the exons ATGAGAAAGCCTTGCTGCGACAAGCGGGACAACAACAAGGGCGCGTGGTCGAAGCAAGAGGACCAGAAGCTCATCGACTACATTCAGAAGCACGGAGAGGGCAGCTGGCGAACTCTCCCTCAAGCGGCCG GCCTGCTCCGATGCGGGAAAAGTTGCCGGCTGAGATGGATAAACTATCTGAGGCCAGACCTCAAGAGAGGCAACTTCGCCGAGGATGAAGAAGATCTCATCATCAAACTTCATGCACTCCTCGGCAACCG GTGGTCGCTTATAGCCGGAAGGTTGCCCGGACGTACTGATAACGAAGTCAAGAACTATTGGAACTCTCACTTAAGAAGGAAACTCCAAAAGATGGGGATAGACCCCAACAATCACCGGTTGAACCAAAATCTCCCACGCTCTCAAACCCTGAACACCTCCGGCAGCACTTCCTCCTCCAGCTTGAAGACCAACGCGACCCCGGCCGATAAATCCTCCAAGAGTGCTTGCGAACATCACGAGGTATTCAATGCGGAGAACGATTCAGGAGATATCCCATGTGGCTTGCCCGATTTGAACCTTGATCTCACGATTAGTGTCCCGTCTTCTTCGCTTACTAAagtcgaggaggaggaggagcgaaATCCGTATGCCTCTAAGGTAGCGAGGGACGTCAAAAGCGCCGAATCCCCCACTTTGCTTCTCTTTGCATGA
- the LOC115740023 gene encoding U-box domain-containing protein 11, whose protein sequence is MAGSVAGDLLDLVREIVRGCTCGGGGGNGRDLFRKDCTDLVRRISLLTHLFEEVRDFKSCEPTTAGHGARDCWWCDLAFALQAAKRLLSVAHDFVDSASSFEGEAKKIAFQFQCVTWKLEKALGSLPYHQFNISEEVQEQVELVRAQLRRAAERYGPLNSKLLSRALSEPLENESGQIRVQSGSRTIGTLHIENIGNIDHTVVANTSIAQASALSNDDCIDIMEGLTISSSSLEVCQSNAEDEDKRGQLGTDQSDQPEEIKKTNVTSIPEDFLCPISLELMRDPVIVATGQTYERSYIQRWIDSGNLKCPKTQQKLQNLTLTPNYVLRSLISQWCSDHNIEQLTALVNGKIKNSDGSFRDISGDIANIESLVRKLSSRCVEECRTAVAEIRSLSKRSTDNRVLIAEAGAIPALVNLLTSEDTTVQENAVTSILNLSIFENNKGLIMLAGAVPSVVQVLRAGTMEARENAAATLFSLSLGDENKIIIGASGAIPALVELLRTGSSRGKKDAATALFNLCIYQGNKGRAVRAGIISALLKMLTDSSHYMVDEALTILSVLASCHDAKVSMVKSSTIPVLIDLLRTGLPRSKENAAAILLSLCKRDNENLACIGRLGAVIPLTELAKSGTERAKRKATSLLELLQRLNKQ, encoded by the exons ATGGCCGGCTCTGTGGCCGGAGACCTGCTGGATCTCGTGCGAGAGATCGTGCGGGGCTGCActtgcggcggcggcggcggcaacggcCGAGATCTGTTCCGGAAAGACTGCACCGATCTGGTCCGCAGGATCTCTCTGCTGACGCATCTCTTCGAGGAGGTCAGGGATTTCAAGTCCTGCGAGCCCACCACCGCCGGCCATGGCGCGAGAGATTGCTGGTGGTGCGATCTCGCATTCGCCCTCCAGGCGGCGAAGCGGCTCCTCTCCGTCGCTCACGACTTCGTTGATTCTGCTTCCTCTTTC GAGGGGGAAGCGAAGAAAATCGCATTCCAGTTTCAGTGTGTAACGTGGAAATTGGAGAAAGCCCTAGGAAGCCTGCCATATCATCAGTTCAATATCTCCGAGGAAGTTCAAGAACAG GTTGAATTGGTCAGAGCTCAGTTGAGAAGAGCAGCAGAAAGGTATGGGCCTCTGAATTCAAAACTGTTGTCTCGGGCCTTATCTGAGCCATTGGAGAATGAGTCTGGTCAGATAAGGGTGCAATCAGGCAGCCGCACGATAGGAACACTGCACATTGAGAATATTGGTAACATTGATCATACAGTTGTGGCAAATACGAGCATTGCCCAAGCTAGTGCCCTTTCCAATGATGATTGTATAGACATCATGGAAGGGCTCACAATTTCTTCCTCATCATTGGAGGTTTGTCAATCAAATGCTGAAGATGAAGATAAGAGGGGCCAATTGGGCACTGATCAGAGCGACCAACCAGAGGAGATAAAAAAGACCAATGTAACATCTATACCAGAGGATTTTCTCTGCCCAATATCATTGGAATTAATGAGAGATCCTGTGATCGTAGCCACTGGACAG ACATATGAAAGATCTTACATACAAAGATGGATAGACAGTGGCAACCTAAAATGTCCAAAGACACAGCAGAAGCTCCAAAATCTAACACTGACCCCAAATTACGTCCTGAGAAGTCTAATCAGTCAGTGGTGCTCGGACCACAACATTGAGCAGCTGACAGCTTTAGTcaacggaaaaataaaaaacagcgACGGCTCTTTCCGTGACATCAGCGGTGATATAGCAAACATTGAGTCTCTAGTCAGGAAGCTCTCCAGCCGATGCGTTGAGGAGTGTCGAACTGCAGTAGCAGAAATACGATCACTATCCAAGAGAAGCACTGATAATAGAGTACTGATAGCAGAAGCGGGTGCCATTCCAGCTTTGGTCAACCTGTTGACATCCGAAGACACGACAGTACAGGAAAATGCAGTCACTTCCATCCTCAACCTCTCGATATTCGAAAACAACAAAGGGCTAATAATGCTTGCGGGTGCTGTTCCTTCTGTCGTCCAAGTCCTAAGAGCCGGAACCATGGAAGCTAGAGAGAACGCGGCAGCGACCCTCTTCAGCTTGTCACTTGGAGATGAGAACAAGATAATAATTGGTGCATCCGGGGCTATTCCTGCTTTGGTTGAGTTGCTTCGGACAGGTAGCTCCAGGGGGAAGAAAGACGCTGCAACTGCCCTATTCAACTTGTGCATCTACCAAGGAAACAAAGGTAGGGCCGTGAGGGCAGGGATTATCTCGGCACTGTTGAAGATGCTCACTGATTCGAGTCACTATATGGTTGATGAAGCCCTGACCATATTGTCCGTTCTCGCTAGCTGCCACGATGCTAAGGTTAGCATGGTAAAGTCGAGCACGATCCCCGTTCTTATAGATCTTCTGAGAACCGGTTTACCGAGGAGCAAAGAGAATGCAGCTGCGATACTGCTATCCTTGTGCAAGAGAGATAACGAGAATCTTGCGTGTATAGGGAGGCTCGGCGCCGTCATACCACTGACCGAGCTCGCCAAGAGCGGCACAGAGAGGGCTAAAAGGAAGGCC